A part of Desulfobacterales bacterium genomic DNA contains:
- a CDS encoding response regulator: MVEKKSILIVDDERSNINILFGALESEYNIIAAKNGEQALKRVSTLSPDLILLDIMMPEMDGYEVCKQLKSDERTKHVPIIFLTAMSDSGYETKGLNMGAVDYITKPICIPIVKTRVKHHLEREDYKHHLEELVEKRTVELKKAKESAEIANKAKSVFLMNMSHELRTSLTGVLTATEMISICETQDELEKIQEIISSSGNFLLKNVEQILDLTKSKDGELNLQLSSFRLDEALSKIKTTFFHKGAHINLKINFDLDAEKIPNKLIGDESRLIEILNHILENAAKFTVNSPEVTLKINILEKLLDNVLLEFSLSDNGIGIAKDHFDKIFEPFFQVDTSITRKYDGIGIGLSICKQLIELMHGQIWLKSELGKGSTFFFTLQLKRQNSDEPLNMQFLKKFQYNGTNFSNQTESLIKVDIETLASIITNLDKALSESDPKGICKYLDEIKVYDIQKKSVLVEKIDDYDYEEALSILKDIAIEIGVQKLEYPSFYTNIKVP, from the coding sequence ATGGTGGAAAAAAAAAGCATATTAATTGTTGATGATGAAAGGTCAAATATTAATATACTATTCGGTGCATTGGAGTCTGAATATAATATCATTGCTGCCAAGAATGGAGAACAAGCCTTGAAGCGTGTCTCAACTCTTTCTCCTGACTTAATTTTGCTGGATATCATGATGCCTGAAATGGATGGCTATGAGGTATGCAAACAACTTAAATCTGATGAACGCACTAAACATGTCCCGATCATTTTTTTAACAGCGATGAGTGACTCTGGTTATGAAACTAAAGGATTGAATATGGGGGCTGTTGACTATATAACTAAACCCATTTGTATACCAATTGTAAAAACAAGGGTGAAACATCATTTGGAACGTGAAGACTATAAACATCATTTGGAAGAACTTGTTGAAAAACGAACAGTCGAACTCAAGAAAGCCAAGGAATCTGCTGAAATTGCAAACAAGGCTAAAAGTGTTTTTTTAATGAATATGAGCCATGAGCTTAGAACATCTCTAACTGGTGTGCTGACTGCAACGGAAATGATATCAATTTGCGAAACACAAGATGAGCTAGAAAAAATTCAAGAAATTATCAGTTCAAGTGGTAACTTTCTTTTGAAAAATGTTGAACAAATACTTGATTTGACAAAATCAAAAGATGGTGAGCTTAATCTCCAATTATCTTCTTTTCGCTTAGACGAGGCATTATCAAAAATTAAAACGACTTTTTTTCATAAAGGGGCACATATAAATTTAAAAATTAACTTTGATCTTGATGCTGAAAAAATCCCCAATAAGCTTATCGGTGATGAATCCCGCTTAATCGAAATATTAAATCATATTTTAGAAAATGCGGCAAAATTTACAGTAAATTCTCCTGAAGTAACTTTAAAAATAAATATTTTGGAAAAGTTGCTTGACAATGTATTGCTTGAGTTTTCCTTGTCAGATAATGGTATCGGTATTGCTAAAGATCATTTTGATAAAATTTTTGAGCCATTTTTTCAGGTTGATACATCAATCACGCGTAAGTACGATGGAATTGGAATAGGTTTATCCATATGTAAGCAACTTATAGAATTAATGCATGGACAAATTTGGTTGAAAAGCGAGTTGGGCAAAGGTAGTACATTTTTTTTCACATTACAGCTAAAACGGCAAAATAGTGATGAGCCATTAAATATGCAATTTCTAAAAAAATTTCAATATAACGGTACTAATTTTTCAAATCAAACAGAGTCACTGATAAAAGTAGATATTGAGACGCTCGCATCAATAATAACAAATTTAGACAAAGCCTTATCAGAATCAGACCCTAAAGGTATTTGTAAATATTTGGATGAAATCAAAGTATATGATATACAAAAAAAATCAGTACTTGTAGAAAAAATTGATGATTATGATTATGAGGAAGCTTTATCCATATTAAAAGATATTGCCATAGAAATTGGGGTGCAGAAATTGGAATATCCCTCCTTTTACACGAATATAAAAGTCCCTTAG